From Suncus etruscus isolate mSunEtr1 chromosome 6, mSunEtr1.pri.cur, whole genome shotgun sequence, one genomic window encodes:
- the GRK6 gene encoding G protein-coupled receptor kinase 6 isoform X3 has translation MELENIVANTVLLKAREGGGGTRKGKSKKWRQMLQFPHISQCEDLRLCLEHDYHSLCERQPIGRLLFREFCATRPELTRCISFLDGVAEYEVTPDEKRKACGRQLMQNFLSHTGPDLIPEVPRQLVTNCAQRLEQGPCKDLFQELTRLTHEYLSMAPFADYLDSIYFNRFLQWKWLERQPVTKNTFRQYRVLGKGGFGEVCACQVRATGKMYACKKLEKKRIKKRKGEAMALNEKQILEKVNSRDLKPENILLDDHGHIRISDLGLAVHVPEGQTIKGRVGTVGYMAPEVVKNERYTFSPDWWALGCLLYEMIAGQSPFQQRKKKIKREEVERLVKEVAEDYTERFSPMARSLCSQLLCKDPSERLGCRGGGACEVKEHPLFKKLNFKRLGAGMLEPPFKPDPQAIYCKDVLDIEQFSTVKGVELEPADQDFYQKFATGSVPIPWQNEMVETECFQELNVFGLDGSVPPDLDWKGLPPAAPKKGLLQRLFSRQDCCANCSDSEDELPARLELPTHLELPTRL, from the exons ATGGAGCTCGAGAACATCGTCGCCAACACGGTGCTTCTCAAAGCCCGCGAAG GCGGTGGCGGCACCCGAAAAGGCAAGAGCAAGAAATGGCGTCAGATGCTGCAGTTCCCCCACATTAGCCAGTGTGAAGACTTGCGGCTGTGCCTGG AACATGATTACCACAGCCTGTGTGAACGGCAGCCCATCGGGCGGCTGCTCTTTCGGGAGTTCTGTGCCACTAGGCCCGAGTTGACTCGCTGTATCTCCTTCCTGGATGGGGTG GCAGAGTATGAGGTGACCCCTGACGAGAAGCGAAAGGCATGTGGGCGGCAGCTAATGCAGAATTTTCTGAGCCACACG GGTCCTGACCTCATTCCAGAGGTTCCTCGGCAGTTGGTGACAAACTGTGCTCAGCGCTTAGAGCAGGGGCCATGCAAAGACCTGTTCCAGGAGCTCACCCG GCTGACCCACGAGTACCTGAGCATGGCCCCCTTTGCTGACTATCTTGACAGCATCTATTTCAATCGTTTCCTGCAGTGGAAGTGGCTGGAAAG GCAGCCAGTGACCAAAAATACCTTCAGACAATACCGAGTCCTAGGCAAAGGTGGTTTTGGGGAG GTGTGTGCTTGCCAGGTGCGGGCGACAGGCAAGATGTACGCCTGcaagaaactagaaaagaaaCGAATCAAGAAGCGGAAGGGGGAGGCCATGGCGCTTAACGAGAAGCAAATCCTGGAGAAAGTGAACAGTAG GGACCTGAAGCCAGAGAACATTCTATTGGATGATCACG GGCACATCCGTATTTCTGACCTGGGCCTGGCCGTGCACGTGCCTGAGGGCCAGACCATCAAAGGCCGTGTGGGCACTGTGGGTTACATGG CTCCGGAGGTGGTAAAAAACGAGCGGTACACCTTCAGCCCTGACTGGTGGGCTCTGGGCTGCCTACTGTACGAGATGATCGCGGGCCAGTCACCCTTTCagcagaggaagaagaagatCAAGCGCGAAGAGGTGGAAAGACTTGTGAAGGAAGTGGCAGAGGACTACACGGAGCGCTTCTCCCCGATGGCTCGCTCACTCTGTTCCCAG CTCCTCTGCAAGGACCCTTCGGAGCGCCTGGGCTGTCGTGGGGGCGGCGCCTGCGAGGTGAAGGAGCACCCACTTTTCAAGAAGTTGAACTTCAAGAGGCTGGGAGCTGGCATGTTGGAGCCTCCATTCAAACCTGAT CCTCAGGCCATTTATTGTAAGGATGTCCTGGACATCGAGCAGTTTTCCACTGTGAAGGGTGTGGAGCTGGAGCCCGCTGACCAGGACTTCTACCAGAAGTTCGCCACGGGCAGTGTGCCCATTCCCTGGCAAAATGAG ATGGTGGAAACCGAGTGCTTCCAGGAGCTGAATGTCTTCGGACTGGATGGCTCTGTACCTCCAGATCTGGATTGGAAGGGTCTGCCACCAGCAGCCCCCAAGAAGGGCCTGCTACAGAGACTCTTCAGCCGCCAG GATTGCTGTGCCAACTGCAGCGACAGTGAGGATGAGCTCCCGGCCCGCCTCGAGCTCCCCACACACCTCGAGCTCCCTACCCGCCTCTAG
- the GRK6 gene encoding G protein-coupled receptor kinase 6 isoform X2 has protein sequence MELENIVANTVLLKAREEHDYHSLCERQPIGRLLFREFCATRPELTRCISFLDGVAEYEVTPDEKRKACGRQLMQNFLSHTGPDLIPEVPRQLVTNCAQRLEQGPCKDLFQELTRLTHEYLSMAPFADYLDSIYFNRFLQWKWLERQPVTKNTFRQYRVLGKGGFGEVCACQVRATGKMYACKKLEKKRIKKRKGEAMALNEKQILEKVNSRFVVSLAYAYETKDALCLVLTLMNGGDLKFHIYHMGQAGFTEARAVFYAAEICCGLEDLHRERIVYRDLKPENILLDDHGHIRISDLGLAVHVPEGQTIKGRVGTVGYMAPEVVKNERYTFSPDWWALGCLLYEMIAGQSPFQQRKKKIKREEVERLVKEVAEDYTERFSPMARSLCSQLLCKDPSERLGCRGGGACEVKEHPLFKKLNFKRLGAGMLEPPFKPDPQAIYCKDVLDIEQFSTVKGVELEPADQDFYQKFATGSVPIPWQNEMVETECFQELNVFGLDGSVPPDLDWKGLPPAAPKKGLLQRLFSRQDCCANCSDSEDELPARLELPTHLELPTRL, from the exons ATGGAGCTCGAGAACATCGTCGCCAACACGGTGCTTCTCAAAGCCCGCGAAG AACATGATTACCACAGCCTGTGTGAACGGCAGCCCATCGGGCGGCTGCTCTTTCGGGAGTTCTGTGCCACTAGGCCCGAGTTGACTCGCTGTATCTCCTTCCTGGATGGGGTG GCAGAGTATGAGGTGACCCCTGACGAGAAGCGAAAGGCATGTGGGCGGCAGCTAATGCAGAATTTTCTGAGCCACACG GGTCCTGACCTCATTCCAGAGGTTCCTCGGCAGTTGGTGACAAACTGTGCTCAGCGCTTAGAGCAGGGGCCATGCAAAGACCTGTTCCAGGAGCTCACCCG GCTGACCCACGAGTACCTGAGCATGGCCCCCTTTGCTGACTATCTTGACAGCATCTATTTCAATCGTTTCCTGCAGTGGAAGTGGCTGGAAAG GCAGCCAGTGACCAAAAATACCTTCAGACAATACCGAGTCCTAGGCAAAGGTGGTTTTGGGGAG GTGTGTGCTTGCCAGGTGCGGGCGACAGGCAAGATGTACGCCTGcaagaaactagaaaagaaaCGAATCAAGAAGCGGAAGGGGGAGGCCATGGCGCTTAACGAGAAGCAAATCCTGGAGAAAGTGAACAGTAGGTTTGTA GTGAGCTTGGCCTACGCCTACGAAACCAAGGATGCCCTGTGCCTGGTGCTGACGTTGATGAATGGCGGGGACCTTAAATTTCACATCTATCACATGGGCCAGGCCGGCTTTACTGAGGCTCGTGCAGTCTTCTACGCCGCTGAGATCTGCTGTGGCCTAGAGGACTTGCACCGCGAGCGCATTGTGTACAG GGACCTGAAGCCAGAGAACATTCTATTGGATGATCACG GGCACATCCGTATTTCTGACCTGGGCCTGGCCGTGCACGTGCCTGAGGGCCAGACCATCAAAGGCCGTGTGGGCACTGTGGGTTACATGG CTCCGGAGGTGGTAAAAAACGAGCGGTACACCTTCAGCCCTGACTGGTGGGCTCTGGGCTGCCTACTGTACGAGATGATCGCGGGCCAGTCACCCTTTCagcagaggaagaagaagatCAAGCGCGAAGAGGTGGAAAGACTTGTGAAGGAAGTGGCAGAGGACTACACGGAGCGCTTCTCCCCGATGGCTCGCTCACTCTGTTCCCAG CTCCTCTGCAAGGACCCTTCGGAGCGCCTGGGCTGTCGTGGGGGCGGCGCCTGCGAGGTGAAGGAGCACCCACTTTTCAAGAAGTTGAACTTCAAGAGGCTGGGAGCTGGCATGTTGGAGCCTCCATTCAAACCTGAT CCTCAGGCCATTTATTGTAAGGATGTCCTGGACATCGAGCAGTTTTCCACTGTGAAGGGTGTGGAGCTGGAGCCCGCTGACCAGGACTTCTACCAGAAGTTCGCCACGGGCAGTGTGCCCATTCCCTGGCAAAATGAG ATGGTGGAAACCGAGTGCTTCCAGGAGCTGAATGTCTTCGGACTGGATGGCTCTGTACCTCCAGATCTGGATTGGAAGGGTCTGCCACCAGCAGCCCCCAAGAAGGGCCTGCTACAGAGACTCTTCAGCCGCCAG GATTGCTGTGCCAACTGCAGCGACAGTGAGGATGAGCTCCCGGCCCGCCTCGAGCTCCCCACACACCTCGAGCTCCCTACCCGCCTCTAG
- the GRK6 gene encoding G protein-coupled receptor kinase 6 isoform X1 yields MELENIVANTVLLKAREGGGGTRKGKSKKWRQMLQFPHISQCEDLRLCLEHDYHSLCERQPIGRLLFREFCATRPELTRCISFLDGVAEYEVTPDEKRKACGRQLMQNFLSHTGPDLIPEVPRQLVTNCAQRLEQGPCKDLFQELTRLTHEYLSMAPFADYLDSIYFNRFLQWKWLERQPVTKNTFRQYRVLGKGGFGEVCACQVRATGKMYACKKLEKKRIKKRKGEAMALNEKQILEKVNSRFVVSLAYAYETKDALCLVLTLMNGGDLKFHIYHMGQAGFTEARAVFYAAEICCGLEDLHRERIVYRDLKPENILLDDHGHIRISDLGLAVHVPEGQTIKGRVGTVGYMAPEVVKNERYTFSPDWWALGCLLYEMIAGQSPFQQRKKKIKREEVERLVKEVAEDYTERFSPMARSLCSQLLCKDPSERLGCRGGGACEVKEHPLFKKLNFKRLGAGMLEPPFKPDPQAIYCKDVLDIEQFSTVKGVELEPADQDFYQKFATGSVPIPWQNEMVETECFQELNVFGLDGSVPPDLDWKGLPPAAPKKGLLQRLFSRQDCCANCSDSEDELPARLELPTHLELPTRL; encoded by the exons ATGGAGCTCGAGAACATCGTCGCCAACACGGTGCTTCTCAAAGCCCGCGAAG GCGGTGGCGGCACCCGAAAAGGCAAGAGCAAGAAATGGCGTCAGATGCTGCAGTTCCCCCACATTAGCCAGTGTGAAGACTTGCGGCTGTGCCTGG AACATGATTACCACAGCCTGTGTGAACGGCAGCCCATCGGGCGGCTGCTCTTTCGGGAGTTCTGTGCCACTAGGCCCGAGTTGACTCGCTGTATCTCCTTCCTGGATGGGGTG GCAGAGTATGAGGTGACCCCTGACGAGAAGCGAAAGGCATGTGGGCGGCAGCTAATGCAGAATTTTCTGAGCCACACG GGTCCTGACCTCATTCCAGAGGTTCCTCGGCAGTTGGTGACAAACTGTGCTCAGCGCTTAGAGCAGGGGCCATGCAAAGACCTGTTCCAGGAGCTCACCCG GCTGACCCACGAGTACCTGAGCATGGCCCCCTTTGCTGACTATCTTGACAGCATCTATTTCAATCGTTTCCTGCAGTGGAAGTGGCTGGAAAG GCAGCCAGTGACCAAAAATACCTTCAGACAATACCGAGTCCTAGGCAAAGGTGGTTTTGGGGAG GTGTGTGCTTGCCAGGTGCGGGCGACAGGCAAGATGTACGCCTGcaagaaactagaaaagaaaCGAATCAAGAAGCGGAAGGGGGAGGCCATGGCGCTTAACGAGAAGCAAATCCTGGAGAAAGTGAACAGTAGGTTTGTA GTGAGCTTGGCCTACGCCTACGAAACCAAGGATGCCCTGTGCCTGGTGCTGACGTTGATGAATGGCGGGGACCTTAAATTTCACATCTATCACATGGGCCAGGCCGGCTTTACTGAGGCTCGTGCAGTCTTCTACGCCGCTGAGATCTGCTGTGGCCTAGAGGACTTGCACCGCGAGCGCATTGTGTACAG GGACCTGAAGCCAGAGAACATTCTATTGGATGATCACG GGCACATCCGTATTTCTGACCTGGGCCTGGCCGTGCACGTGCCTGAGGGCCAGACCATCAAAGGCCGTGTGGGCACTGTGGGTTACATGG CTCCGGAGGTGGTAAAAAACGAGCGGTACACCTTCAGCCCTGACTGGTGGGCTCTGGGCTGCCTACTGTACGAGATGATCGCGGGCCAGTCACCCTTTCagcagaggaagaagaagatCAAGCGCGAAGAGGTGGAAAGACTTGTGAAGGAAGTGGCAGAGGACTACACGGAGCGCTTCTCCCCGATGGCTCGCTCACTCTGTTCCCAG CTCCTCTGCAAGGACCCTTCGGAGCGCCTGGGCTGTCGTGGGGGCGGCGCCTGCGAGGTGAAGGAGCACCCACTTTTCAAGAAGTTGAACTTCAAGAGGCTGGGAGCTGGCATGTTGGAGCCTCCATTCAAACCTGAT CCTCAGGCCATTTATTGTAAGGATGTCCTGGACATCGAGCAGTTTTCCACTGTGAAGGGTGTGGAGCTGGAGCCCGCTGACCAGGACTTCTACCAGAAGTTCGCCACGGGCAGTGTGCCCATTCCCTGGCAAAATGAG ATGGTGGAAACCGAGTGCTTCCAGGAGCTGAATGTCTTCGGACTGGATGGCTCTGTACCTCCAGATCTGGATTGGAAGGGTCTGCCACCAGCAGCCCCCAAGAAGGGCCTGCTACAGAGACTCTTCAGCCGCCAG GATTGCTGTGCCAACTGCAGCGACAGTGAGGATGAGCTCCCGGCCCGCCTCGAGCTCCCCACACACCTCGAGCTCCCTACCCGCCTCTAG